The genomic stretch GACAATACGCGCCATGTATGATGCGCCCCAACCGCCGTCGAACGACCCCACTTTAGGACCCGTTTGACCAAACTGTGCGTTGTCAGCTGCAATGGTTAAATCACACATCATGTGTAATACATGGCCGCCACCAACAGCATAACCCGCAACGGCTGCGATAACAGGTTTTGGACAGGTACGGATCTGACGTTGGAAGTCCAATACGTTTAAGTGATGCATACCTTCATCATCTTTATAGCCGCCGTAATCACCACGAATACTTTGGTCACCACCAGAGCAGAACGCATGTTCGCCGAGGCCCGTTAAGATAATAACGCCTATTTTTGAGTCATAACGCGCATCAGCTAACGCTTGCATCATTTCGTTGACCGTTTGTGGACGGAACGCATTGCGTACTTGTGGACGGGCGATGGTAATTTTTGCAATACCGTCTAATGATTTATGAAAATGAATATCTTGGTATTCACCTGTGCAATCTTGCCATTCAACGTGTGCGTAAAGTTCTTCTTCGGTAATACCAACTGTTCTGCTCATAATAATTCCTGATATTTTTATATAATTAGTTAATCTTAAGCGGCACTTAGCTGTGACTGCTTCTTTATCAATTGCTCACTGGTCAAGCCGTGCTTGTCTAAGCTATAACGATCCAAACCATCACCAACTAGCCCCCGAACCAATTCGGAAAATATAACTGGCTGGTCTGCATGGACGTTATGACCTGCATCAGCGACAACATGATGATCCAATTGACTCGCTTGCGTTAACAGCACAAATTTAGGGTCTAATTCACCGCATACCATCGATACTGGAAATGCCGCGTTTTGTAATTGCGGTAACAAATATCCCTGTTTCGACAATGATGTTGCAGCCAGCATTTTGCTTATCTGCTTACCGCCATTAAAGCCATTGTGGTCAGCTTGAATGTCACTGCGCGTGGCAATCAGCGCGGTTCTTTGTTTAGTCGTTAATGAAGCAAATACCCCTTGCTGATACCAATCGGGTAATACCTGCGTCAATGGTGATTCACTGAAACGTGTCGCCCACGCTAAATCATGTAAGCCACGCTGTAATTGTTCGGCGCTATTGGTTAACCCCGGATTACCGCTTTCTAATAACATGCCTACAATTTTGTACGGCCAATTAGCGGCGCGATCGCTAGCAATGCTCATAGCAATACGCGCTCCTAACGAATAACCAACCAAAACGACATGCTCGAATTCATACTGCGTTAAAGTCGCAATAATGAGCTGTTGCACATGCTGAAAGTCATTAACTGTCACGGCTTGGCTACCCGCATGCCCCGGTAAATCAATACAGATACATTGATAATCCGAGGACAAATGCGTGACGATTTGCTGCCAGTCTTGGGCTGAACCTAATAAGCCATGTAAAAACACTAACGTGGGTTTAATAGCATCACCCGTAGCGAGGTTGCAGGCCGATTCAATCGATTCTGAATAGAGCGGTAATTGCGTTTGTGTTTTGAACATCATGCTAGATAAATTTCGCATCTTTCACCTCGCTGAAAAATTGCTTCAGTTGCTTAGCTGCCGCCCCTGCTGGTGTCACTATCTCGACTAATAAAGTACGCATATCACCGGTCACGTCGGCCATCGGGTATAAACGATGATGAATCACAGACAGGGCGTCTGCTAAGCTGTTAGGTTGGACATAATCTAAATCAAACATCGCAGCAGCATGGTTAAAGTTAAAGCCATGCGGCATACGATATAACTGTTCTTTTTGCTGTGCTGATACAGCTAACATATCAAAGATCGCCCCGCCGTCATTATTCAACACTACTATCACGCTTGGGTGTGTTGGCTTAGAGAATAGCGCCAGTGAATTCAAATCATAGAGTAAAGAAGTATCCCCTAGCAGACAAAGCATGCCTTGTTGCTGACCTTGTTGCACACCTGCAGCCGTTGCTAACAAACCATCGATACCCGAAGCGCCACGGTTACTAAACACCGGCACATTGGGTAATGCAGTAAACATATCTAATAACCTGACAATGAGGCTATTACCGATAAATAGACTCGTCGATTTGTTCGCCTGGGTTGTTGATAAACACGTGTCTAACGTCGCAGCGAAACTAATCTCGGTTAACGCATCGATATGATTAACTTCTATTAACTGTCGCACTGTTACACTTGCAACGGTGAGCACTCTCGCCCACTCATAACCATTAACATCACTGTGTCGTACACCAAGGTCGGTAATCATATTGCTAAGCGTACTGTTATTTGTCGATAACGCGGCATTCAGTTGACCACTTGCAAACTGTGTCAGCCAGTGTGGTATTGAACTGACAAATTGCTTACAACGCTGATGATAAGGGTCTAATTGCCCAGCTTGTGGTGCAATCAACCAATAATCTTGCCAGTCATGTTGCTCTATAAATTGACCTAAGCGTTTCGATACCAAACGTGCGCCAAATTGCACTAAGATCTCAGCTTCAGCTAACTTATTCCAGCAGGCTTGATTCTGTAACCACACATCATAATGCGACCAAGCACTGCATCCGCCCGATTGCGGATCAACCAACACAGGCCATCCCATCACGTCTGCCCATTGTTTAATCGCTTGCATGTCAGCAGTATTCATCGCGCCAATCACCACTAAACCTTTACGATTAATGACTGGCATAGTTACAGGTACAGTTACTGGTATAGCTAGGTCGGCGTCAGCTTTATCCGACATCAGTGCAACAGACGGGCTTGCCGTTAAATAATTAATACCGGCAGAATATATAGATAAGTAACTTTGTTGTTGCGCTTGCCAATTGTTTACTCCAGCAAGGTAATCACTAAAATCAGCGTCGCCACCATAAATAGGTTCTGGATAAGGACAGTTGATGTGTACCACGCCACCAGCTTGTTGCTGCACTGCCAAGCTTTGATCTATGTTACTGAGCAGCCACTGTGGGGTAATACTCAAACTTGGGCTCGGTAATAACAATTCATGACAAACGTGGCTAGAGAATAAACCCGCTTGTTGAATGGCTTGATTGGCGCCACAATTGACTTGTTCTAACGGACGGTCGGCGGTTAATAACACCAACTTTTCTTTGGTTAATCCACTCTCAACTACAGCTGGTAATAAGTTCGCTACGGCAGTGCCTGATGTGACAATTACAGCGACAGGCGCTTGTACTGATTTTGCTAAGCCGAGAGCAAAGAAACCCAATCCACGTTCATCAAAGTGACTGTGTAAGGTTAAACCCTGATGCTCTGCTGCCGCTAATACCAAGGGCGTTGATCGCGACCCCGGTGCCACGCACACGTGGCGTACACCCAAGCGGCTGAGTTCTTCTAAAATTAAGCCCGCCCATAACCGATTCAAGGGAGCCTGTACCTCAGCCAAGGACGTCTTTGGCAACGGCATATCTACAGACGTTTGATTGCTCATCATGCGCGTTGTTGCTCCGGAGTAAATTGATTGGCTAGCACATGCTTATTATTTTTATTTGGATACATACGATCATCACGATAGCCATGCGAATCAGGTTCGAGCAAGGTTAATAACGTCGCTGTTTTACGCTCTAACTCTTGCCATTCACTTTGTGGATCTGAACCTGGCACAATACCGGCACCAGCAAAGAGCTGTAATTCATGTCCTAATACTCTAGCACTGCGGATCGCGACACAAAATTCACTTTGTTGTTGGCCGATATAACCCAATGCGCCACTGTACCAACCACGATCGAACGGTTCGTTATCGGCAATAAAGTCTAAGGCAGGTCGACGTGGTAACCCAGCAATGGCAGCGGTTGGTTGCAGACTCGTCAGCAATTCTGCGTCATCAATACCCGCGACTAATTGCCCGTCAATTTTGTGTTTAAGGTGCTGTACTTTACGTAATTGGATTAACTCTGGACGTCTTTCAACTTGCAGAGTGCGGCAACGCGACTGCAAACGCGATAATAAATCATCTATCACTAAACGGTTTTCGTAACGATTTTTTTCATCATTCAATAACCAATTGGCTAACGCCCTATCTTCTGTGTCATCTAAACTACGTGCTGCTGTACCAGCAAGCGCTTCAGTATGCAAGTTATCAAAATCACGACTAAACAAGCGTTCAGGCGTTGACCCCACAAAATAATCATCAGCGTAAATGGCAAAAATAAAATGGAAACACTGCTGATTAACCTGACGGCTTTGCTGTAAAAACTGCGTTGCAGATAAAGGGCGGTTTAACGTTAATACCGTTTTTCTTGCTAATACTACTTTGGCAAAGTATTGGTCATCGATTGCGGTTAACGCTTTCGTCACCAAATGCGACCATTGCTTGAATTCAGGATAATGATGACGAGATTCAATCTTATAAGACTGTGGTAGTGGTGTTGGCGCGGGGGCAATTAAACTCGCTAAACTTGCTAGTAACTGCGCTTTATCATAACCCAAGTCTAACATTGCTTGTTTGGCGACAGGTAAATTGACCGATAATTGCCAATGGTCTTGCTGACGGGTTAGTTCTATTTGCGGTAAGAAATAGTAATTACGGTGAATCGTATCTTTACTGCTCGATTTTTGACGAGATTGTTGACGAGAAAAGGACTGCCCGCCCCACATGCGCTGTGGCTGGGTAAATAATGTTTTTGCAAGGCTAACATCATGACAATGACAGCACTGCCCTAGCGCGACAACTTCTTCATCACCGTCTCGGGATTGCCAATAGAATTGTGGGAATAAAACTTGAGCACCAAGCCATTCGATAAGCTCAGTTGAATTTAAGGGCTGTAAATTAACAGAGATCCGAGTTTGCTCAGGTTGAGCTTGGATAACCTGTTGCTGTAATGATGTGATCGCGGCCGTTAGATTTAACAAATTGCCCCCTTAATAAACGACTACTTAAGGGGGGATTTTAGCATGGATATAACAAAACCGAACATCAACCTATACTTAATGGGTAGTTAGTTACATTATCTATAGCCTAGATCAATAAAATGTTCGTTTTAGAAGAAAATAAACTTCGAACCAACAACTAATAATAACAACGCAAAGTAACGTTTTAACACATGACTCGGTAATGCATGGGCTAGTTTTGCGCCTTGTTTGGCAAACACAGTACTGGTAATGATAATGCCAAAAAACGCAGGTAAATAGATATAACCTAAACTGTATTCTGGTAAATCAGGGTTATTCCAACCCGTGACTATATAACTACACACACCCGCTACCGCAATCGGTAAACCACATGCTGAAGAGGTCGCTACCGCATTACGCATTTCGACGCGACACCACGACAAGTAAGGTACCGTAAGTGAACCGCCACCAATACCAAACAAAGCAGAGATAGCGCCAATCACACCACCTGCGGCAGTCAAGCCTGCACCTTTAGGTAAATCGTGCTGTGCTTTTGGTTTCAGATCAAAACCCATTTGTACCGCTACCGTTAGCGCATAAATACCGATGATCATTTGTAATGTTTCACCGGGTAAATAATCGGCAAAAATACTACCGACAATAGCACCAACCACAATACCAACGGTTAATTTTTTAACCAACGGCCAATCAATGGCACCTTTGCTGTGGTGGGTTTTAATCGAGCTGAGCGAGGTCAAAATAATGGTCGCAAGGGACGTGCCTATCGCCAACTGCGTAAGCACATCAGGCGAAAGGTCTTGAAAGGTAAAAGATACAATTAATGCTGGGACAATAATCAAACCGCCACCAACCCCAAACAGGCCAGCCATTAATCCAGCTGCCGCACCTAACATTAAATATACAACCACAATCATCTACACAGACCTCTACTGATTATCCCTAATACAAGTCAAAAATAACATGCACTTAAATTCAAGGCTTTACTATATCAAACTGTATTAAGAAAGTGTCAGTGATTATATTTTAAATGCCAAACACTAAGACAGAGACAATACGCCGGTTGATAACAGATAAATTGCACCGCCAGCACCCGCTAGTAACAAAACTGAATAAGCATAATCGCGCTTACTAAATGTTTGTTGTTTTTCCGCTAATGCTTTTTTATAAATCAAGACACCTGGTAAATACAATAATGCACATAGCAACATGTATTCAGCGCCTGCCGCATACACCAACCAAGCACCATAAAGTGATGATACAATAGCGATAAACAGGTCTTTCTTACGGTTTTCAGTCGCACTGTAGCCTTCACCACTTAACGCCACTTTTACACCATAAGCACCAACAAGGAAGTACGGTAATAATACCGCTGACGTCGCTATATTTACCAAGGCTAAATATGAGCTTTCTTGTATCAAGGTTAAGATTAAAAACAACTGCACCATACAAGACGAAAACCACAACGATGTCGTTGCCGCGCCTTTACTGTTTTCTGTCGCAAATGCTTTCGGGAATAGCCCCTCTTTCGCCGCAATAAAAGGCACTTCGGCACTCACCACTGTCCAGCTTAATAACGCACCAGATACCGAAATAATCAAACCCGCATTGATCAGCATTGCGCCCCAAGGGCCGACGATCACTTCTAAAATATGGGCCATTGATGGATTTTTTAATGCTGCCACTTCAGGCTGAGTCATCACACCTAACGTGAATAAACTCACTGCAATATACAAGATTAATGCCGAGAACAGCGCGATACCAGTGGCTTTCGCAACATCACGTTTATCTTTCGCACGGTTAGATAAAATAACCGCCCCTTCGATACCGATAAATACCCACAACGTCACCATCATCGTCGCTTTCACTTGATCTAATACCGAGCCTAACTCTGGGGTTTTATCACCCCAAAAATCAAGGGTGAATTTATCCAGTTTAAACGCCATGATAACCAAACAAACGAAGGTCAAAATAGGAATTATTTTAGCGATGGTTACAAATACATTAATCAAGGCTGCACGGGTCACACCGCGTAATACCAGCGCATGCATAGACCAGATAAGTAACGAGCCGCCTAATACTGCAATCGGTGTATTACCCTGCCCCATGATTGGATTTTCAGGGGTATCGACAAAATAACCAATCGCACTAAAGAACACCACGGCATAAGATACATTTGCGAGTAAGTTACAGATCCAATAACCCCAAGCTGACATAAAACCGATGTAATTACCAAAACCCGCTTGCGCGTACGAAAAAATACCACCGTTCAAATGTGGAAATCTCACCACTAAATTACGTAATACCGAGACTAATGCCAGCATGCCACAACCCGTGATCAACCAGCCTAACGTGATCGCACCAGGAGCGGCAGATACAGCGACATTTTGCGGTAGACGAAGATACCAGCGCCGACCATGGTACTGAACACCAAGGCGACTAACATGCCAAGTCCGAGTTTATTTTCCATCAATAATTCCTAATTAAGGTTAATCTCCGACATAATATGCCAACATAAACCTTATTTTCGTTCGTTTATACAATGTGATTTGGCGGATTGTATTATAATATTTTATATATGCAAGAATATTCACTTAATTTGCATAAATCCAGACAAGAGCCCAAGATTGCCGATAATGTGACCAGAACGAAGCATAGCCCTATTAAACTTATCTTTTTTCCTTACATCTTGGCCATCATTCAGTTAAAATATGGGGTTCGATTTCTTGCATAATAATAATGATGATGACTGATTCTTCACAACAATATCTATGTCGCAAAACCTACCTTATTGATAGCTTTTGGCCTGGTAAATTACTCGAATTAAATAACGCGGGTAATATCAAGGTTGCGGGTACTAATGGTGCGGGTAAAACAACATTACTTAAACTGCCGATGCTGTTTTGGGGTGCTCGCCCTGGGCGTATTGTTGAGCGTAATGCGAACAAGAAATCATTTGCTGCTTATTATTTACCCCGCAAAACCAGCTACATCGTATTTGACTATCAGCGTCCGAACGGCACTGATACACCGCAATTGTGTCATGTGTTAATTAAAAGTGATGGCGACAAATTACTTTATCGTTTTATTGATAGTCCATTTGATATCAAGATGTACCTGGATGATAGCGGCAGCATCTTCGCTGATGACGAAATTAAGCGTCAATATAAAGCCCAGCATAAATGCGAAGTCAGTAGCCTGTTAAGTGTAGATGACTATGCAAGAGTCATTCAAAATCACCGCGATCTTGGCGGCAAGAAATCACTACGCCCACTACAGCAACGTTTTTCAATGAGCCAATCACCGATTAAGCACATTGAAAAAGTCGTGACGTCAGTATTCAACAAAATATCTAATTTCGACGTGATCAAACAAATGATCATCGAGATCTCGCAAGATGCCATCAGCTCAGAAATGCTCAGCAACAATGTGACCGACATGGTCAACATTGATAAAACCGATATTGATAGCTGGCTAGCTGATCTACATTCATCACAAGCGATCCTTAATTTAGAAGATAAGATCTTATCGTCATTAACTGACATTGATTCGCTAATTGAAATCAAAGCAGACCTGCAGCATTTACATCACCTTGCTGCTATCTATCAAGACAAGTGTAATCAAGATCAAGTTATCGCCGACACCCGTTTAAAAGACGTGCTCGTTGAGCTTGCTGAATTAAAAGAAAGCCACAGACAGCAAGTCTTATCGATTGAAGATGCTTGCCACGATGAAGAAAAAGCACACCGTGAAATTAAGCACGACCTGGATAAATTAGAACAAGAAAAAATTGATTTTGAAGATGACGAAGCAGCGACCTATGAACAACGTGGCTCTGAGCTTTCTGATTTTACTTTACGTTTAATCAATCTAAACAATGAAAAAACCCAGTTAAGTGAAAAGTCTGCCGATCTAAGCCGCACGTTTACAGAACAACAGCAGCAACAAGAACTTGAATTTAACAAACGTGAACAACAACTGACTAACGAAATTAGCTCTCAACAGCAGCAGTTAACCAACGCATTAAGCGAAAGTAACCTGCATTACGCCACATTAGAAAGTCAGTTAAAAACACAAACACAAGCCTTGGTTGATCAGTTAACGGCAAAGAAAACACCGTTAGAGCACACTAAGATCTCGCTTAACTTTCAACTCGAACAACCGCAGCTTGATCCGACACTGACGCTACAATCTCAGCAACTGCAGCAGAATTTAAGCCAATGTCGCCGTAATATTAACGAGCGTCAAGAAGCCTATAACCGCATTGGTAATGAATCACAAAGCCTACGCCAAAAACAGCATCAAGCCTTGCAAAGCAACGACCGTTTGAAGATTGAATTAAATCACTTGGCGCAACAGCACCGTGACGTGCAAGCATTATTAAGCCCTGAGAAAGGGTCTTTACATGCCTTTCTAGTTGAGCACGTGCCAAATTGGCAAGCAAATATCGGTCGTGTGATTAACCCTGAGTTACTCAAACACCTGCACCTTGAACCAGAGTTATTAGCCGCCTTTGCTGACGCTGAAAAAAATAGCGTATCAGAAACAGCGCTCACCCAAATACAAGATTTCTATGGCATCAAGATCAACCTCAACGCCCTAGAGAATGCATCATTTACTGATAGCGCGTTAGCTGAAAAAGAACAGCATATTTCAACGCAAATCGGCGCTAAAAAAGCAGAACTTGAACAACTGCAAAAAGCCCTGGAACAATTGAATAAAGACGTCGAAGAGCTTGATAAGCAATTGATGTCGAGTAAGCAATTATTATTCAAACAAAACCAATTACTAACTGGTTTAGTCAATGAAGAAGATGAATTAGTCGGCAAGCTAGAACAACATAAAACTTTAGCGATTGCCCGTATTCAGACTGAATTAGCAGAAAATGATTTGCTGCTAGACCAAGCGCAGCAAGCATTAAGCCAAGCTAAAGTTGATTATCAAAGCCGTCATAACGAACTAAACAGCGAACGTTTAGGCGTACATTGCCAGTTAGAGACTGACTTCAATCAACGTATTGATAGCTACCAAACATCATTGAATAACCTGCGTGATGATGCACAAATTGAAATGAAACGTATTGCAGATGCATTGCAAGCCGCATTAAGTGACGCTGGTATTAATGCCAATATCTTTAACGCCCTCGCAGCGAAAATCAAGCAAACAACCCAAGCTGTAGAGAATGCTAAAATATTCCAACAAAAAGCGGACAAATATAACAGCTGGTTAGAAACGTCATGGTCACAAGTTGAACCAGGTCGTGAACGCTTACGTCGCTTAGATACCGCAATACACGGTTTCCAACAGCAATTAAAAGATAAAAAGCAAAACTATCAGCAATCAACTGATAAGTTAGAACAAGAGAAAACCCAGCTTGATAAACAAGTAACCGATTTAGTATTACAGCTTAAAGGCCTAGACAATAGCCTAGTAAAATTAACTGACTACCCTGCTGTGGCTAACGATGATTTACCAGAATACAGCGTTAACAATATCTCTAAATTAACCAATAGCCAGATCAGCCTATTAGGTAAACAACAAAGTAATGTATTAAGCACTGCCAATAAAATTAGCAGTGAGTTAAAACGCTATTCGAAAAGTACACTACAAACAGGTTGGTTAGAAAACCGTATTGAAAGTGATGCTGAACTGGTTAATTACCGATTAGAAGAAGCGATTAACAGCGGTGAACAACTTAGCTACGTACTGAAAAATGCCAAGTTGTTACAAACATCAACCACGCATGAAGTTGAGCTACGTGCTAACGATATTTTATCTATCTATACCCATTTAAGTAACTTTGATCGCAACATTACCCGTACTGGTCGTAAACTGTCGAGCCACATGAATGGTAAGCAGTTCTTTACCGCCTTGGGTGATATTAAAATTGCCATCCGCACCAAGATGGACAAGCTAGGTTATTGGCAGCAGCTGGAAAATGTAAACGATGCATTTGAAGCATACCAAGCCAATACTGAATTAACGCACGATCGCAGCATTCCCCAAGACTTGATCGATAGTTTAGATGAGCTGTCAGCAGTGTTGCCGAAAAACAACAGTATGCAGCACAATGAGTTATTCGATATCGAATTTACCATTGTTGAAAATGGCCGTACGACCCGTGCAACGACACCGAAAGAATTAGAAGATGTGTCATCAACCGGTTTATCTTACTTAGCCTTAATCACCTTCTTTACTGGCTTAACAACCATGTTACGCCCAGATGAAAACACGGTGATCACTTGGCCTGTGGATGAATTAGGCGAGCTGCATTCTGAAAACATTCAAGCCATGCTAGATATGTTAAACCAACACGGTATTCAGATCATGACGGCATCACCGTCAACCGATAAATCGGTATTACAGTTATTCGACCACTTATACGAGATTGATAGCCGTAACAAACGCCTGATCCAAATGAATGTCGATGATGATCCATTAATGGCATTGCTTAATGGTGATGCGAAACAAGCACTTATTGTAGATCCGTCAATAATGCCAGTAAACACAGCAACAGCGTCAGCAACAACTATGCAAGAAGAGGTTTAACCCATGTTTCAAACTACCGTTGAATTATTGTTACAGGGTCATACCATTTGTCAGGTTAGTCAACCTGATGCTTATCGCTATCTATCTGAACAAAGCTTGTTTGAAAAGGTAAATGATTACCTGCGTTTGATTAACCGTAAAGTGAAAGTCATTGAAGATGGCCTTGCTTTTGTCGCTTGTTACTGCACGATTGAAGAAGAAAATCGCGCGGATATCCGTCAACAATTACGCCAAGTACGTGATATTTTCCGCCCACTGGTTAACTTCCTTGAATTGGCGATGACAGCCCTAGTACATGACTGTGCGATGCGCGCTGGCGATACTATTCGCTTGTCTGAGTTATTACGTGGTATTGAAAACGAACCAACGTTAAAGCAACAACTGGCGCTATTAACCAATAAAGGTATCTTCAAGACCAGCCGTAATGATATTTCTGAACAGCTTAACTTCATCCTTAAAAAACTCGATGAAGCAGGTTACGTGCAACGCCTTGATACAGGCAGTACCATCTATCAAATCACCGCTAAGATGAACTACATTCACGAATTAATTGATTTTATTAATGACAGTGAATCGTTGAAACTCGAAAAGCAAGATAACCATATCTTCGACGACTCACAGTCGGAGATGTTCTAATGTCACTGCAGCAAAGCGCTTCTGAAGTCGAAAAAATTGCTCAGATAATTCGTAGTTCGTTTGCTAAATCAAACAGTACGATGTTGGCGCAAGCGTATTTCGATGGCAATGTGATCGATGATGGTGAGAACACGGCATTATTAGAAATGCTCACCAAAAACGGTCTGATCCGCCCAAGTGAAGAAGATGGCACTTACATGCTCGCCATCAATTTAAAACGTATATTAGACAAGTTATTATTACGTCATGCGTCTTATCGTAAACGTACCGATATTGCCAAAGTCATGCAACACATCGACGGCGATATCAAATCCTACAAGCGCGCGCTATTAACCGGTCAACACAATGAAGTTGCCTTCTACTTAAGCCAAGTAGATGAAGAACTATATGGCATTATTTACGAGCTAGAAGACAGTGTTAGCGGTTTGTTCGCTGCTATTACCAGTAAATTTGGTTTTGTTGATAGTTTAGAAAGTAAAATTCATGAGAATGAAAAAGCCATTGCTTATACCGAAGGCTTACTAAACGCATTAGCAGATATCAATCTTAACGATGTATATGCCTGGTTAGATTGGGATGATGTTCCGGCCGAATTAAGCCGTAAAGTTACTTTTTTCATTGATGGTTACCGTCGTATTAATCGTCAG from Moritella marina ATCC 15381 encodes the following:
- a CDS encoding condensin complex protein MksE, coding for MFQTTVELLLQGHTICQVSQPDAYRYLSEQSLFEKVNDYLRLINRKVKVIEDGLAFVACYCTIEEENRADIRQQLRQVRDIFRPLVNFLELAMTALVHDCAMRAGDTIRLSELLRGIENEPTLKQQLALLTNKGIFKTSRNDISEQLNFILKKLDEAGYVQRLDTGSTIYQITAKMNYIHELIDFINDSESLKLEKQDNHIFDDSQSEMF
- a CDS encoding ATP-binding protein; this translates as MMMTDSSQQYLCRKTYLIDSFWPGKLLELNNAGNIKVAGTNGAGKTTLLKLPMLFWGARPGRIVERNANKKSFAAYYLPRKTSYIVFDYQRPNGTDTPQLCHVLIKSDGDKLLYRFIDSPFDIKMYLDDSGSIFADDEIKRQYKAQHKCEVSSLLSVDDYARVIQNHRDLGGKKSLRPLQQRFSMSQSPIKHIEKVVTSVFNKISNFDVIKQMIIEISQDAISSEMLSNNVTDMVNIDKTDIDSWLADLHSSQAILNLEDKILSSLTDIDSLIEIKADLQHLHHLAAIYQDKCNQDQVIADTRLKDVLVELAELKESHRQQVLSIEDACHDEEKAHREIKHDLDKLEQEKIDFEDDEAATYEQRGSELSDFTLRLINLNNEKTQLSEKSADLSRTFTEQQQQQELEFNKREQQLTNEISSQQQQLTNALSESNLHYATLESQLKTQTQALVDQLTAKKTPLEHTKISLNFQLEQPQLDPTLTLQSQQLQQNLSQCRRNINERQEAYNRIGNESQSLRQKQHQALQSNDRLKIELNHLAQQHRDVQALLSPEKGSLHAFLVEHVPNWQANIGRVINPELLKHLHLEPELLAAFADAEKNSVSETALTQIQDFYGIKINLNALENASFTDSALAEKEQHISTQIGAKKAELEQLQKALEQLNKDVEELDKQLMSSKQLLFKQNQLLTGLVNEEDELVGKLEQHKTLAIARIQTELAENDLLLDQAQQALSQAKVDYQSRHNELNSERLGVHCQLETDFNQRIDSYQTSLNNLRDDAQIEMKRIADALQAALSDAGINANIFNALAAKIKQTTQAVENAKIFQQKADKYNSWLETSWSQVEPGRERLRRLDTAIHGFQQQLKDKKQNYQQSTDKLEQEKTQLDKQVTDLVLQLKGLDNSLVKLTDYPAVANDDLPEYSVNNISKLTNSQISLLGKQQSNVLSTANKISSELKRYSKSTLQTGWLENRIESDAELVNYRLEEAINSGEQLSYVLKNAKLLQTSTTHEVELRANDILSIYTHLSNFDRNITRTGRKLSSHMNGKQFFTALGDIKIAIRTKMDKLGYWQQLENVNDAFEAYQANTELTHDRSIPQDLIDSLDELSAVLPKNNSMQHNELFDIEFTIVENGRTTRATTPKELEDVSSTGLSYLALITFFTGLTTMLRPDENTVITWPVDELGELHSENIQAMLDMLNQHGIQIMTASPSTDKSVLQLFDHLYEIDSRNKRLIQMNVDDDPLMALLNGDAKQALIVDPSIMPVNTATASATTMQEEV